The DNA window TAGCAACGACTCGGCCCCAGCAGAAGGTCGATCACGATGCGCCCCGTCCCCCCGTTGCGAATCCGCCAGGCGAATGAAGAGCCGCTTCGATCCGGCGATTATGTCCTGTACTGGATGACGGCTTTCCGTCGTCCCGGCTGGAACTTCGCCTTGCAGCGCGCGGTCGAACTGGCGCAGGAGTGCAGCCGACCGCTGATCATTCTGGAAGCGCTCCGGTGCGATTATCACTGGGCCAGCGATCGGCTGCATGCCTTTGTGATCCAGGGGATGGCCGACAACCAGCGGGCCTTCGCGGCCCGGGCCGCCGCCCGTTACTATCCGTATCTGGAACCGGAACGCGGCGCCGGCAAAGGGCTGCTGGCCGCGCTGGCGAAGAACGCCTGTGCGGTGGTGGGGGACGACTTCCCCAGCTTCTTTCTGCCGCGCATGGTCGCGGCCGCCGCAAAGCAGACCCCGTGCCGACTGGAGATGGTCGATTCCAACGGCCTGTTGCCGCTGCGGGCGGCCGACAAGATCTTTGCCAGGGCGCACGACTTTCGTCGCTTCCTGCAGAAGAACCTGCGGCCGCATCTGGACGACTTCCCGGAAGAGGACCCGCTCAAATACCAGCGTTTGCCAGACCTGAAGCAGTTGCCGGCGTCCATCACCCGACGCTGGCCAGCCGTCGATATTGAGGCGCTTCGTCAGGACCGCATCGATCTGTCGCAGTTTCCACTGGATCACGCGGTAAAATCCGTCGCCATGCGGGGCGGCTGCGAAGCGGGCGAGCAGCGTCTGGCCGACTTCCTCGCCGTCGATCTGCCCCGCTATGACGAAAAGCGGAACGAGCCGGAACAGGAAGCGACGAGCCGGTTGTCGCCTTACCTGCACTTTGGCCATGTCTCCGCCCACCAGGTGTTTCACGCGGCGATGGCCCGGGAAAACTGGACGCCGGACCAGCTGGCCGACAAAGCTACCGGATCGTCCGCCGGCTGGTGGGGCGCAAGCGAACCGCTGGAGTCCTTCCTCGACGAGCTCATTACCTGGCGCGAAGTCGGCTATAACAGATCCTGGCAACAGGAATCGCACGACCAGTACGAATCGCTTCCCGAGTGGGCGAAGACAACGCTGGCAGAGCATGCGTTCGACCCGCGGGAGCATACCTACTCCCTGGAGGAGTTCGCCGCCAGCCAGACGCACGATCCGCTCTGGAATGCGGCCCAGCGCCAACTGGTTCGCGAAGGCCGGATCCACAACTACCTGCGCATGCTGTGGGGAAAAAAGATCCTGCAATGGACGCCGTCGCCCGAGGAAGCGCTTGAGGTGATGATCGAATTGAATAACAAGTACGCCCTCGATGGCCGCAATCCCAACAGTTACAGCGGCATCTTCTGGGTGCTCGGTCGGTACGATCGCGCCTGGGGGCCGGAGCGACCCATCTTTGGGAAAGTTCGCTACATGACGAGCGAAAACACGGCCCGGAAATATAACGTTAAACAGTACCTGCGGACTTACTCGGCCAGCAGTCGCGACTGAATCGCCCGCCGGTCGTCGCCTTTTGGAAGGATCACACCATGAAACCGCCGCCGCTGGGATCGCCGCTGGAGTCACTGGATACGCCTGCGCTATGTATCGATCTGGATGCGATGGAAGCCAACATCGCCACGGTCAGCCAGTACTGCGCCGCGCATCAAACGGCGTGGCGGCCTCACGCCAAATGCCACAAGTCGACCGACATCGGCCAGAAACTGGTCGCCGCCGGGGCCATCGGACTGACGGTCGCCAAACTGGGCGAAGCGGAAGTAATGGCGGACGCCGGAATCACCGATTTGCTGATTGCCAACCTGATCGTCGGTCCGCAGAAACTGGCCCGTCTGGTCGAACTCCGCCGCCGGGCCGATCCGATTGTATGCGTCGACCATATTGACCAGGCCGAGCCGCTGTCCGCCGCCATGGCGGCCGCCGGTCTCACGGTGCGGGTGTTGATCGAAGTCGACATCGGCATGGATCGGGTCGGCGTCGCCCCCAACCGAACAGCGGTGGAACTGGCGACGCGGGTCGCCGCCTTGCCGGGAATCGCGCTGGCAGGAGTCATGGGTTACGAAGGCCACTTGCTCACAATTCCCGATCTGGCCGAAAAACGGGAGAGGATCGGCCGGGCGCTCTCGTTACTGGTCGACCTGCAGGCGACCCTGCAGCAGCAGGGGTTGCCGTGCGGGATTGTTTCGTGCGGCGGAACGGGATCCTACCGCGTTGCTGCGGCCTGTCCGGGCGTCACCGAAATCCAGGCCGGCGGGGCGATCTTTATGGATGAGTTTTACCGCGACGCCTGTGGGGTCGAAGGTCTGCAGCAGTCGCTGTTTCTGATTGCCACGGTGGTCGGGCGCCCGACACCAGGCCGGGCCATTATCGACGCGGGCCGCAAATCGCTGACCATGGATCTGAAACCGGCCGTGGTGCGAGATCGGCCTGGCGTGCGTTTAGACAGGCTGTCTGCGGAACATGGGATATTGGAAGTGGATCCGGGCGTCGAGTTGCGGATTGGCGAACGAGTAGAGATCGTCCCCGGTTATGGAGACTGGACATCCTTCATGCACAACCAGTTTTATGCGGTGCGGCAGGGACGTTTAGAGGCGATCTGGCCCCTGCAGGCGCGGGGACGGCTGGATTAACCGGCTCGATCGAACCGACCATTCTGGGGGATCGCAGGCGTCGACGGCTGGTCGAGACAAATGGGCCATTAATTTTGGCGAGATGCTGTTGCAAATTCGTCGACTGCGGTTACATTGATCTTCCTTGAATGGTGTTAGTTGTATTGTTGTGTAGGAGTAGTTCAAGCGAAACGTTAGAGGT is part of the Lignipirellula cremea genome and encodes:
- a CDS encoding DSD1 family PLP-dependent enzyme; this encodes MKPPPLGSPLESLDTPALCIDLDAMEANIATVSQYCAAHQTAWRPHAKCHKSTDIGQKLVAAGAIGLTVAKLGEAEVMADAGITDLLIANLIVGPQKLARLVELRRRADPIVCVDHIDQAEPLSAAMAAAGLTVRVLIEVDIGMDRVGVAPNRTAVELATRVAALPGIALAGVMGYEGHLLTIPDLAEKRERIGRALSLLVDLQATLQQQGLPCGIVSCGGTGSYRVAAACPGVTEIQAGGAIFMDEFYRDACGVEGLQQSLFLIATVVGRPTPGRAIIDAGRKSLTMDLKPAVVRDRPGVRLDRLSAEHGILEVDPGVELRIGERVEIVPGYGDWTSFMHNQFYAVRQGRLEAIWPLQARGRLD
- a CDS encoding cryptochrome/DNA photolyase family protein, with the translated sequence MRPVPPLRIRQANEEPLRSGDYVLYWMTAFRRPGWNFALQRAVELAQECSRPLIILEALRCDYHWASDRLHAFVIQGMADNQRAFAARAAARYYPYLEPERGAGKGLLAALAKNACAVVGDDFPSFFLPRMVAAAAKQTPCRLEMVDSNGLLPLRAADKIFARAHDFRRFLQKNLRPHLDDFPEEDPLKYQRLPDLKQLPASITRRWPAVDIEALRQDRIDLSQFPLDHAVKSVAMRGGCEAGEQRLADFLAVDLPRYDEKRNEPEQEATSRLSPYLHFGHVSAHQVFHAAMARENWTPDQLADKATGSSAGWWGASEPLESFLDELITWREVGYNRSWQQESHDQYESLPEWAKTTLAEHAFDPREHTYSLEEFAASQTHDPLWNAAQRQLVREGRIHNYLRMLWGKKILQWTPSPEEALEVMIELNNKYALDGRNPNSYSGIFWVLGRYDRAWGPERPIFGKVRYMTSENTARKYNVKQYLRTYSASSRD